The Corallococcus exiguus genome has a window encoding:
- the hsdR gene encoding type I restriction-modification system endonuclease: protein MPAPQPRSANFGFLSNHDPLLVALGAQAERYFAEDPTTCLMKLRQFAEVLAQRAAANLGLLASPDQNQVDLIRALDSRGALTVEVRQVLHDLRRAGNAAAHEVRGTHSDALHGLKIARVLAIWFHRTFGKERNFNPGPFIPPPDPAQESKALAQELERLRGELAQTKLGAEASQAAAAEEARRRLSAEEMARKDAEERAVWQSLAEEAEAKLRARLDAAQLQAAATPAKQLDILVRQAQAAGADLDLDETDTRKLIDAQLRQVGWEVDSQTLTFAAGVRPQRGRNLAIAEWPTASGPADYVLFSGLEVLAVVEAKRRSKDVPGAIQQAKRYSEGYRVQGEEVLPGGPWGKYLVPFLFATNGRPYLRQLELKSGIHFLDARRPTNHSRALVDWFSPEGLKGMLQQDKAASEAALRVEPTEYLGLRDYQIKAIHAVESALEAGRRDCLIAMATGTGKTRTFIGLVYRLVKTRRFRRVLFLVDRSALGEQAINAFKHARLEGLQTFTDIFNVKGMEDIRPDPETKLHFATVQGMVKRTLYSDDGERPKVDDYDCIVVDECHRGYTLDREMSDTELSFRSQDDYISTYRRVLDHFDAVKIGLTATPALHTTQIFGEPVFTYSYPEAVIDGWLVDHEPPTRITTELSEGGIRWAVGEQAATWNAGTQQLDLIHMKDELSFDVDAFNTRVITENFNQVVCEELARQIDPAADGKTLIFCVTEDHADLVVKELKKALDAQYGGVDDNAVVRITGSSDKPLQLIRRFKNEKQPSFAVTVDLLTTGIDVPPIVNLVFLRRVKSRILYEQMLGRGTRRCDDIGKEVFRIFDAVDLYAALERFTSMKPVVVNPSFTFVHLAQELLSLKDAEAQRQVIDQFVVKLQRKRRSIEQKSAEHFEAAAGMPVGDLLLFLRKKSSAEVAAWFSAHNQVGEVLDTTTGPVPPIYVSHHEDSLKSVERGYGPGRVRPGDYLNDFGAFIRSNQNVLPALLVVCQRPRELTRQQLKELKLALDRAGYNETSLQTAWRETTNQDIAASIIGFIRQRALGEALVPYSERVDRALRKVLEAKAWTPPQRKWLERIAKQLKVESVVDKNAFDQGQFGASGGFTYFNKVFEGRLEQVLGDLNDALWQQGGKATG, encoded by the coding sequence GTGCCTGCTCCCCAGCCGCGCTCCGCGAATTTTGGATTCCTGTCGAACCATGACCCATTGCTCGTCGCATTGGGTGCCCAGGCCGAGCGTTACTTCGCCGAAGACCCGACCACCTGCCTGATGAAGCTCCGGCAGTTCGCGGAGGTCCTCGCACAGCGAGCCGCCGCGAACCTCGGTCTGCTCGCTTCACCGGACCAGAACCAGGTGGACCTCATCCGTGCACTGGACTCACGCGGTGCACTGACTGTCGAGGTCCGCCAGGTTCTTCATGATCTTCGCCGAGCAGGGAACGCCGCCGCGCATGAGGTCCGGGGAACGCACAGTGATGCCCTTCATGGACTGAAGATCGCCCGAGTGCTGGCCATCTGGTTCCACCGGACCTTCGGCAAGGAGCGAAACTTCAACCCCGGGCCGTTCATCCCGCCTCCTGATCCAGCGCAGGAGAGCAAGGCCCTCGCGCAGGAACTGGAAAGGCTTCGAGGCGAACTGGCGCAGACGAAGCTCGGCGCAGAGGCCTCCCAGGCCGCGGCCGCGGAGGAAGCCCGTCGGCGTCTCTCCGCTGAGGAGATGGCTCGCAAGGACGCCGAGGAGCGTGCGGTTTGGCAGTCACTTGCCGAGGAAGCAGAGGCGAAGCTCCGGGCCCGGCTCGACGCCGCACAGCTTCAGGCGGCGGCGACGCCTGCCAAGCAGCTCGACATCCTGGTCCGACAGGCACAGGCCGCTGGTGCCGACCTGGACTTGGACGAGACCGACACGCGCAAGCTTATCGACGCGCAGCTTCGTCAGGTGGGTTGGGAGGTCGACTCGCAGACCCTGACCTTCGCGGCGGGTGTTCGACCGCAGCGTGGCCGAAATCTGGCCATCGCGGAGTGGCCCACCGCGAGCGGTCCCGCGGACTACGTCCTCTTCTCGGGTCTGGAGGTCCTGGCGGTGGTCGAAGCGAAGCGCCGGAGCAAGGACGTACCGGGCGCCATCCAGCAAGCGAAGCGGTACAGCGAGGGGTATCGGGTCCAGGGTGAGGAGGTCCTCCCTGGTGGGCCGTGGGGCAAGTACCTGGTGCCCTTCCTCTTCGCGACGAACGGCAGGCCGTACCTGCGTCAGCTCGAGCTGAAGAGTGGAATCCATTTCCTTGATGCGCGTCGCCCGACCAACCATTCCCGAGCCCTCGTCGACTGGTTCTCGCCAGAGGGCCTCAAGGGGATGCTCCAGCAGGACAAGGCTGCATCCGAAGCGGCGCTGCGCGTGGAGCCGACCGAGTATCTCGGTCTGCGCGACTACCAGATCAAGGCCATCCATGCAGTCGAGTCGGCGCTGGAGGCAGGGCGCCGCGACTGCCTCATCGCCATGGCCACGGGCACAGGCAAGACGAGGACTTTCATCGGGCTCGTGTACCGGCTGGTGAAGACCCGGCGCTTCCGCCGCGTGCTATTCCTCGTGGATCGCAGTGCCTTGGGCGAGCAGGCCATCAACGCCTTCAAGCATGCACGTCTGGAGGGACTTCAGACCTTCACGGACATCTTCAACGTGAAGGGCATGGAGGACATCCGGCCGGACCCTGAAACCAAGCTTCACTTCGCCACCGTTCAGGGGATGGTGAAACGGACGCTCTACAGCGATGACGGTGAGCGGCCGAAGGTGGACGACTACGACTGCATCGTCGTGGACGAGTGTCACCGTGGCTACACCCTCGACCGGGAGATGAGCGACACGGAGCTGAGCTTCCGGAGCCAGGACGACTACATCAGCACGTATCGACGTGTCCTCGACCACTTCGATGCGGTGAAGATTGGACTGACTGCGACACCGGCCCTGCACACCACGCAGATTTTTGGCGAGCCCGTGTTCACGTACAGCTACCCGGAAGCAGTCATCGACGGCTGGCTCGTGGACCATGAGCCGCCCACCCGCATTACCACCGAGCTGTCCGAAGGTGGCATCCGCTGGGCCGTCGGCGAACAGGCCGCGACTTGGAACGCCGGGACCCAACAGCTCGACCTCATTCACATGAAGGACGAGCTGTCTTTCGACGTGGATGCGTTCAACACCCGGGTCATCACCGAGAACTTCAATCAGGTTGTCTGTGAGGAATTGGCTCGGCAGATTGATCCTGCGGCTGACGGAAAGACCCTTATCTTTTGCGTGACCGAGGACCATGCGGACCTCGTGGTCAAGGAGTTGAAAAAGGCGTTGGACGCGCAGTACGGGGGCGTGGACGACAACGCCGTGGTGAGGATCACCGGTAGCTCGGACAAGCCGCTCCAGCTCATCCGTCGCTTCAAGAACGAGAAGCAGCCGAGTTTCGCCGTCACAGTGGACCTGCTCACGACCGGCATCGACGTACCGCCCATCGTGAACCTCGTGTTCCTGCGGCGGGTGAAGAGCCGCATCCTCTACGAGCAGATGCTGGGCCGGGGAACGCGCCGATGTGACGACATCGGCAAGGAGGTCTTCCGCATCTTCGATGCCGTGGACCTCTACGCGGCCCTGGAGCGATTCACGTCGATGAAGCCGGTCGTCGTGAATCCGTCCTTCACGTTCGTGCACCTCGCCCAGGAACTCCTGAGCCTGAAGGATGCCGAGGCACAGCGGCAGGTGATTGATCAGTTCGTGGTCAAGCTCCAGCGCAAGCGGCGGTCCATCGAGCAGAAGTCCGCCGAGCACTTCGAGGCGGCCGCCGGAATGCCCGTCGGAGACCTTTTGCTCTTCCTCCGGAAGAAGTCCTCCGCCGAGGTCGCGGCATGGTTCTCAGCGCACAATCAGGTGGGCGAGGTGCTCGATACGACCACGGGGCCCGTGCCGCCCATCTACGTCAGCCATCACGAGGACTCGCTGAAGTCCGTGGAGCGGGGCTACGGCCCGGGGCGTGTCCGGCCCGGTGACTACCTGAACGACTTCGGGGCTTTCATCCGGAGCAACCAGAACGTGCTCCCGGCGCTGCTGGTGGTGTGCCAGCGGCCGCGTGAGCTGACGCGCCAGCAGCTCAAGGAGCTGAAGCTGGCGCTGGACAGGGCGGGCTACAACGAGACCTCCCTCCAGACAGCTTGGCGGGAGACGACCAACCAGGACATCGCAGCCTCCATCATCGGCTTCATCCGCCAGCGGGCACTGGGAGAGGCGCTGGTCCCGTACTCCGAGCGGGTGGACCGGGCCTTGCGCAAGGTGCTGGAAGCGAAGGCCTGGACGCCACCGCAGCGGAAGTGGCTGGAGCGGATCGCCAAGCAGCTCAAGGTCGAATCCGTCGTGGACAAGAACGCATTCGACCAGGGCCAGTTCGGAGCCAGTGGTGGCTTCACGTACTTCAACAAGGTCTTCGAGGGCCGTCTGGAGCAGGTCCTTGGTGACCTGAACGACGCTCTCTGGCAACAAGGTGGCAAGGCAACCGGATGA
- a CDS encoding tetratricopeptide repeat protein — protein sequence MSAPSTSPRQGMLLLGGIGVCALAIVGAVRSLDTHEQVLFVNALDTSVTVTAGGEQFSLSANDHRVRPMPVGPLDVDVRSGAATLAHETVYVTDEGGLFVYNLLGAAPLYMATVRYSRDDAPGTTAPESAPLVLAGTPFLRAGHIDYMLTEPPKRLSMRKEDGRSTTRMHLGQVPGGWATSYGWLMTNHHTAKAARLAEELARALPETPGAQNAAVVARMVLARDEGLLASLAATRERRDAQPDSVDAQRAWMYNMRRAGRTDEVRAYYQAEVERDPASLVMAVMLARVEPEPAGTARLEALVRNHPGELLPRRALAVRYARQQRWADALPLLDAMEQGDPDYSRYQDTHAEVLVGLGRRAEAARRLSERLLQAGAEKEPPDLDDVLLYAKLAGHASQDGKENAAMRQLIAWAQKDQSEGLVARWLSASLGLPPDAEAPRSAQDDSVETAARLMLALAEEPEFAARASTHVDFFGFRHVGTEAGMLLAAEFERLGDAALAARTLDISGVDLGYGELQDVLRGKLPVESLTATLDWGERAALRLVLARQLDARGQDSKAAYARVKKEVLLPGAVSIALEHWTRPKPSGAVAGDTVP from the coding sequence GTGAGTGCTCCTTCGACTTCTCCCCGCCAGGGCATGCTGCTGCTCGGTGGAATCGGTGTCTGTGCGCTCGCCATCGTGGGCGCGGTCCGGTCCCTCGACACGCATGAGCAGGTGCTCTTCGTCAACGCGTTGGACACCTCGGTCACGGTCACCGCGGGCGGCGAGCAGTTTTCGCTCTCGGCGAATGATCATCGGGTGCGCCCGATGCCCGTCGGGCCGTTGGACGTGGACGTGCGCAGCGGGGCGGCCACGCTGGCCCACGAGACGGTGTACGTGACCGACGAGGGTGGCCTCTTCGTCTACAACCTGCTGGGCGCCGCTCCGCTCTACATGGCGACGGTCCGCTACTCGCGGGACGACGCTCCTGGCACCACCGCGCCTGAGTCCGCGCCACTGGTCCTCGCTGGCACGCCCTTCCTGCGGGCGGGACACATCGACTACATGCTCACCGAACCTCCCAAGCGCCTCTCGATGCGCAAGGAGGATGGCCGCTCCACCACGCGGATGCATCTGGGCCAGGTGCCGGGGGGCTGGGCCACGAGCTACGGCTGGCTGATGACGAACCACCACACGGCCAAGGCCGCGCGCCTGGCGGAAGAGCTCGCGCGGGCGCTGCCGGAGACACCGGGCGCGCAGAACGCCGCCGTTGTCGCGAGGATGGTGCTCGCGCGGGACGAAGGGCTCCTCGCGTCGCTCGCCGCCACGCGGGAGCGGCGTGACGCGCAGCCGGACAGCGTGGATGCCCAGCGGGCGTGGATGTACAACATGCGTCGCGCCGGGCGGACTGACGAGGTTCGCGCGTACTACCAGGCCGAGGTGGAGCGCGATCCCGCCTCCCTGGTCATGGCCGTGATGCTCGCGCGCGTCGAGCCCGAGCCCGCGGGGACCGCGCGGCTGGAAGCGCTGGTGCGCAATCATCCCGGGGAGTTGCTTCCCCGTCGGGCGCTGGCGGTGCGGTATGCACGTCAGCAGCGCTGGGCGGATGCGCTCCCGCTGTTGGATGCGATGGAGCAGGGGGACCCGGACTATTCGCGCTACCAGGACACGCATGCCGAAGTGCTGGTGGGCCTGGGCCGCCGCGCGGAGGCGGCGCGCAGGCTGTCGGAGCGCCTGCTCCAGGCCGGTGCCGAGAAGGAGCCACCGGACCTGGATGACGTGCTGCTCTACGCGAAGCTCGCCGGACACGCGTCACAGGACGGCAAGGAGAACGCAGCGATGCGGCAACTCATCGCGTGGGCCCAGAAGGACCAGTCGGAGGGACTGGTGGCCCGGTGGCTGTCGGCCTCGCTGGGACTGCCTCCGGATGCCGAGGCGCCGCGCAGCGCGCAGGACGATTCGGTCGAGACCGCGGCGCGCTTGATGCTGGCGCTCGCCGAGGAGCCCGAGTTCGCCGCGCGGGCTTCCACGCACGTCGACTTCTTCGGCTTCCGCCATGTCGGCACCGAGGCGGGCATGTTGCTGGCGGCGGAGTTCGAAAGGCTCGGGGACGCCGCGCTCGCGGCGAGGACACTCGACATCTCCGGCGTGGACCTGGGCTACGGCGAACTGCAGGACGTGCTGCGCGGCAAGCTGCCCGTGGAGTCGCTGACGGCGACGCTGGACTGGGGAGAGAGGGCCGCGCTCCGTCTGGTCCTCGCGCGCCAGCTGGATGCGCGGGGCCAGGACTCCAAGGCGGCGTATGCACGGGTGAAGAAGGAAGTGCTGCTGCCCGGCGCGGTCAGCATCGCGCTCGAGCACTGGACACGCCCCAAGCCGTCCGGCGCGGTGGCGGGGGACACGGTGCCTTGA
- a CDS encoding J domain-containing protein — protein sequence MNNEARQNPYEVLGVEKDADARAIKKAYFERVRQNPPETHPEEFRRLREAYELLNDPEARQAFDASAAQQADGPEAAKNAALQEAINLFEAGDKVGGRRLLTELLNEQPDFHDARILLGRHFLYEGDAKEALAEFDALLARAPDSWQGHLQRGWALLRLEQMKEAADAFWRAGKHGPSEVGPRVALADCLEAMGQVADALKVLEQAQSLPAISRMDVLALKVRRIATMLEFGQDANAAKELERLDAELPEDADAELRRWTGGQLSSAAAHLFAQQKSKGANQLLAFGRRFNPESATEVAYPTSVTVEVDALPSVTREWLHSEAERIGGWRVLTTWVMPALFTLVCATALCFLLAFLFLGTNERGVWDWVGWAAIAALGSGAMYFQARYLLRVMASPYGRFNTIHPLHLIQVAIDRITVWPLVHLQDLQLVNHQTNGVYQHTNIQLRFSDKRMVLTVRGKDKAESLAQELIGRRRRVLELLGRGMLDAESGVEHLPPALLSSADKQGHVRAPNTPSPWPGVFAAAGIGVLLVGGAVWPQNRLSAEHAWMRVASREDLSPMLEYLREQPDPRFVPQLQARVDAELGKARTRMESRLDPGCAAAPSRALFTALLDAVSRNHSRRVTVTWEAPAGTRTPERDDPSDLIVHAWQRTVDEALGQGVLVVDGGRGLPGDGPPVLTLRVREASKPGPGGASPQRVWSVTQEGLGADVPAPPLELVADAADPRALEVLFHAWVDRWQLPGAGDRRPLLLTASTLTQEARP from the coding sequence GTGAACAACGAAGCCCGCCAGAACCCCTACGAGGTGCTGGGCGTCGAGAAGGACGCGGATGCCCGCGCCATCAAGAAGGCGTACTTCGAGCGCGTCCGGCAGAACCCGCCGGAGACGCATCCGGAGGAGTTCCGCCGTCTGCGCGAAGCGTACGAGCTGCTCAACGACCCCGAGGCACGCCAGGCCTTCGACGCCAGCGCCGCGCAACAGGCGGATGGCCCGGAGGCGGCGAAGAACGCCGCGCTCCAGGAAGCCATCAACCTGTTCGAGGCAGGTGACAAGGTCGGTGGCCGGAGGCTCCTCACAGAGCTTCTCAACGAACAGCCGGACTTCCACGACGCGCGGATCCTGCTGGGCCGTCACTTCCTCTACGAGGGCGACGCCAAGGAGGCGCTGGCGGAGTTCGACGCCCTGCTCGCGCGGGCACCGGACTCCTGGCAGGGGCACCTGCAACGGGGCTGGGCGTTGCTCCGGCTGGAGCAGATGAAGGAAGCCGCGGATGCCTTCTGGCGCGCGGGCAAGCACGGCCCTTCGGAAGTGGGCCCGCGCGTGGCGCTCGCGGACTGCCTGGAGGCGATGGGGCAGGTGGCGGACGCGCTCAAGGTGCTCGAGCAGGCGCAGTCGCTGCCCGCCATCTCACGGATGGACGTGCTCGCCCTCAAGGTGCGGCGCATCGCGACGATGCTGGAGTTCGGCCAGGACGCCAACGCCGCGAAGGAGTTGGAGCGGCTCGACGCCGAGCTGCCGGAGGACGCCGACGCCGAGCTGCGCCGATGGACTGGAGGCCAGCTCTCCTCGGCCGCCGCGCATCTCTTCGCTCAGCAGAAGTCCAAGGGCGCGAACCAGTTGCTCGCGTTCGGCCGGCGCTTCAACCCGGAGAGCGCCACGGAGGTCGCGTATCCGACGAGCGTCACCGTGGAGGTGGACGCACTGCCCTCCGTCACCCGTGAATGGCTGCACTCGGAGGCCGAGCGGATCGGCGGCTGGCGCGTCCTGACGACCTGGGTGATGCCGGCCCTCTTCACGTTGGTGTGCGCCACGGCCCTGTGCTTCCTGCTGGCGTTCCTCTTCCTGGGAACCAACGAGCGCGGTGTCTGGGATTGGGTGGGGTGGGCGGCCATCGCGGCGCTCGGTTCCGGCGCCATGTATTTCCAGGCCCGCTACCTCCTGCGGGTGATGGCGAGCCCCTACGGGCGCTTCAACACCATCCATCCCCTGCACCTGATCCAGGTGGCCATCGACCGCATCACCGTGTGGCCGCTCGTGCACCTGCAGGACCTGCAGTTGGTGAATCACCAGACCAACGGCGTCTACCAGCACACCAACATCCAGCTGCGCTTCAGTGACAAGCGCATGGTCCTGACCGTGCGGGGCAAGGACAAGGCGGAGTCACTGGCCCAGGAACTCATCGGTCGTCGCCGCCGTGTGCTGGAATTGCTCGGCCGGGGAATGCTGGACGCGGAGAGCGGCGTGGAGCACCTGCCTCCGGCGTTGCTGTCGAGCGCGGACAAGCAAGGCCACGTGCGAGCACCGAACACGCCTTCTCCCTGGCCCGGTGTATTCGCCGCCGCGGGGATCGGCGTGTTGCTCGTGGGCGGGGCCGTGTGGCCGCAGAATCGGTTGTCCGCGGAGCACGCCTGGATGCGAGTCGCGTCGCGTGAGGACCTGAGCCCCATGCTCGAGTACCTGCGCGAGCAGCCCGACCCTCGCTTCGTCCCCCAGCTCCAGGCCCGGGTGGACGCGGAGCTGGGCAAGGCGCGGACACGGATGGAGTCCCGATTGGATCCAGGCTGCGCCGCCGCGCCGTCCCGCGCGCTCTTCACGGCGTTGCTGGACGCCGTCTCTCGCAACCACAGCCGCCGCGTCACCGTGACGTGGGAGGCGCCCGCCGGGACGCGGACGCCGGAGCGGGATGACCCTTCGGACTTGATCGTGCACGCATGGCAACGGACGGTGGATGAAGCGCTGGGGCAGGGCGTCCTCGTCGTGGACGGAGGTCGGGGGCTGCCGGGTGACGGGCCGCCGGTGCTCACCCTGCGTGTGCGCGAGGCGTCGAAGCCCGGCCCGGGAGGCGCATCACCGCAGCGGGTCTGGTCGGTGACCCAGGAAGGGCTCGGGGCGGACGTGCCGGCTCCTCCGCTGGAACTCGTGGCCGACGCGGCGGATCCGCGTGCCTTGGAGGTCCTCTTCCATGCGTGGGTGGACCGTTGGCAGCTGCCCGGCGCGGGCGACCGCCGCCCGTTGTTGCTCACCGCTTCGACGCTCACCCAGGAGGCCCGGCCGTGA